One segment of Clostridium ljungdahlii DSM 13528 DNA contains the following:
- a CDS encoding VanZ family protein, translating to MSDIRNWVLIGYEMLSVLIPFFITYVILHVVFRKDKMRNKKRFLIWNFIFALYIFGVLHFTGAGTLYNIKMYGFKINPNEINLIPFSGNIDIIEYVLNIILFIPLGFLIPLIWTSWNKWKSIIIGSSFSILIELSQLFNTRCTDIDDFILNTLGAIVGYCLYKMLNRVKKKDIKTSYLEIEPFIFICAMFLGRFFIFNEFGLAKIVYKF from the coding sequence ATGAGTGATATACGTAATTGGGTTTTGATTGGATATGAAATGCTTTCTGTTTTAATTCCGTTTTTTATCACATATGTGATTCTACATGTAGTATTTAGAAAAGATAAAATGAGAAATAAAAAAAGATTTTTAATTTGGAATTTTATTTTTGCACTTTATATTTTTGGAGTTCTACATTTTACGGGTGCTGGAACATTATATAATATTAAAATGTATGGATTCAAAATAAACCCAAATGAGATTAATTTGATACCCTTTTCTGGAAATATAGATATAATAGAGTATGTTTTAAATATCATATTGTTTATTCCTCTTGGATTTTTAATTCCACTAATTTGGACAAGTTGGAACAAATGGAAGTCCATAATTATTGGAAGTTCTTTTTCTATATTAATAGAATTAAGTCAGCTTTTCAATACTCGATGTACAGATATTGATGATTTCATACTGAATACTTTGGGAGCAATAGTAGGTTATTGTTTATATAAGATGCTTAATAGAGTGAAAAAGAAAGATATAAAGACAAGTTATTTGGAAATAGAACCTTTTATATTTATTTGTGCTATGTTTTTAGGACGTTTCTTTATATTTAATGAATTTGGTTTGGCTAAAATTGTTTATAAATTTTAA
- a CDS encoding methyltransferase family protein yields the protein MNAVLTVIPIILIRYGLLSIVNKEALKRAGLFAPVIGREKVAYWVYQISTTFILLYLLLLKIREDSEWFYIGLIIYSLGIILYVVSIINYANPKMSGINLNGLYRVSRNPMYIAYFLSFLGCVFLTQSRILLVLLICFQISAHWIILSEERWCIKEFGEEYLKYMNRVRRYI from the coding sequence ATGAACGCAGTTTTGACAGTAATACCAATTATACTTATTAGGTATGGACTTTTAAGTATAGTAAACAAAGAAGCACTTAAACGTGCGGGTTTATTTGCTCCAGTAATCGGAAGAGAAAAAGTAGCATATTGGGTTTATCAAATTTCAACTACCTTTATTTTACTATATTTGTTATTACTTAAAATCAGGGAAGACTCTGAGTGGTTTTATATAGGTCTAATAATCTATAGTTTGGGGATTATTTTATATGTGGTATCTATAATAAATTATGCTAATCCTAAAATGAGTGGAATAAATTTAAATGGGTTATATCGAGTATCCCGAAATCCTATGTACATTGCATATTTTCTTTCTTTCTTAGGATGTGTATTTCTAACTCAATCAAGGATATTGCTTGTGCTATTAATATGTTTTCAAATATCAGCGCATTGGATTATTCTTTCAGAAGAAAGATGGTGTATTAAGGAATTTGGAGAAGAATATTTAAAATATATGAATAGAGTAAGACGTTATATTTGA
- a CDS encoding Crp/Fnr family transcriptional regulator: protein MNTWDLFLVHKIGIPTRLFETFKTKPAQMLKDNQIIYRQGEIAKNFYYLKEGRVQAFVNSTDGLEKILAIYKKGEIFGEASFFDGFPRMSSAKTFSDSEIININKSDIMLYFQKEPLLALNFIELLSKKVRMLSNEIDNISFLPAEKRIAQYLLNVSLSTNCSIDRTHEDIGKAVGVSRVTVSRTLNKFSQYQWINTKYKKILVLNKNALLKFLET, encoded by the coding sequence TTGAATACATGGGATTTGTTTTTAGTCCATAAAATAGGTATTCCTACTAGATTGTTTGAAACTTTTAAGACAAAACCTGCACAGATGCTTAAAGATAATCAAATAATTTATCGTCAAGGAGAAATTGCTAAAAATTTTTATTACCTAAAAGAAGGAAGAGTTCAAGCTTTTGTAAATTCCACAGATGGCTTAGAAAAAATTTTAGCAATTTATAAAAAGGGAGAAATTTTTGGAGAAGCTTCTTTTTTTGATGGCTTTCCAAGAATGTCATCGGCAAAAACTTTTTCAGATTCAGAAATCATCAATATTAATAAATCTGACATTATGTTATATTTTCAAAAAGAGCCACTTCTTGCTTTGAATTTTATAGAGCTTCTATCGAAAAAGGTAAGAATGTTATCAAATGAAATTGACAATATTTCATTTTTACCAGCAGAGAAAAGAATTGCCCAATATCTACTAAATGTGAGTCTATCTACTAATTGTTCTATTGATCGTACCCATGAGGATATTGGAAAGGCTGTAGGTGTAAGTAGAGTTACGGTAAGCAGAACTTTAAACAAATTCTCTCAATATCAATGGATTAATACTAAATATAAAAAAATTCTCGTATTAAATAAAAATGCTCTTTTGAAGTTTTTAGAAACATAA